A genomic window from Pyxicephalus adspersus chromosome 2, UCB_Pads_2.0, whole genome shotgun sequence includes:
- the SORD gene encoding sorbitol dehydrogenase gives MAAVTQFEENLSVVVHGVGDLRLENRPVPEPGPNEVLLKMHSVGICGSDVHYWQHGRIGDFIVKKPMVLGHEASGTVIKVGSSVTHLKPGDRVAIEPGVPRETDEFCKTGRYNLSPTIFFCATPPDDGNLCRYYTHNASFCYKLPDNVTFEEGALIEPLSVGIHACRRAGVTLGSKVFICGAGPIGLVSLIVAKMMGASKVVISDLSPSRLEKAKEVGADFLIQVTNQTPEKTARKVKELLGCMPEITIECTGAESCIQTGIYATRSGGTLILVGLGPAMVNVPIVNAAVREVDIRGIFRYCNTWPMAISMLASKRVNVAPLVTHRFSLEKALDAFEATKKGLGVKVMLKCDKDDQNP, from the exons ATGGCAGCAGTAACTCAGTTTGAAGAAAACTTGTCTGTTGTAGTCCATGGAGTTGGAGATCTTCGCCTG GAAAATCGTCCAGTTCCTGAACCTGGCCCAAATG AGGTGCTGCTGAAAATGCATTCAGTTGGAATATGTGGTTCAGATGTTCATTACTGGCAGCATGGACGTATTGGagatttcattgtaaaaaaaccCATGGTTCTTGGACATGAAGCTTCTGGAACAGTGATTAAAGTGGGATCATCAGTTACTCATCTCAAGCCTG GTGATCGAGTTGCTATTGAACCAGGGGTTCCAAGAGAAACTGATGAATTCTGCAAAACTGGTCGCTATAACTTGTCTCCGACCATTTTCTTTTGTGCTACACCACCAGATGATGGAAACTTGTGTAGATACTACACACATAATGCAAGCTTCTGCTATAA acttcCTGATAATGTAACATTTGAAGAAGGAGCTTTAATAGAACCTCTCTCTGTGGGAATCCATGCTTGCAGAAGAGCTGGGGTTACACTCGGAAGCAAGGTCTTTATATGTGGTGCAG GACCTATTGGGCTGGTTTCACTGATTGTTGCAAAGATGATGGGAGCCTCAAAAGTAGTAATAAGCG ATTTATCTCCATCCCGGCTGGAAAAAGCCAAAGAAGTTGGAGCAGATTTTCTTATTCAAGTCACTAATCAGACTCCTGAAAAGACAGCTCGGAAGGTTAAAGAATTGCTTGGATGTATGCCAGAAATTACCATAGAGTGCACCGGGGCTGAATCCTGTATTCAGACAGGAATCTAT GCAACACGCTCTGGTGGGACTTTAATTCTTGTTGGTCTGGGGCCTGCAATGGTCAATGTTCCAATTGTAAATGCAGCAGTGAGAGAGGTTGACATCCGAGGAATATTTCGATATTGTAACAC GTGGCCAATGGCTATCTCCATGTTGGCTTCTAAACGAGTAAATGTGGCTCCACTGGTTACACATCGCTTTTCTTTAGAAAAGGCTTTGGATGCATTTGAAGCAACAAAGAAAGGTTTAGGTGTTAAAGTAATGCTGAAATGTGACAAAGATGACCAGAACCCTTAA